The genome window GCAACCAGAAGTCGAACCGGGACCCGGTCATGGCCCTGGAGGAGTCTGAGGTGGTGCGGGCCTTGGATGGCCTTAAAATGAAGCATGTGGCGATCCAGGCCGCCGATTCGGGACGGGTTCCCCGCTACCGCCACATTTTGTCGGAGCGGCTGCGGTTCTCCCCGGCCGAGCTGGCGGTCCTGGCCGAGTTGCTCCTGCGGGGGCCCCAGACCCTGGGTGAGCTTCGTACCCGCGCGGAGCGGATGCATCCCTTTGCTGATCTGACCGCCGTGGAGCAGGTGCTGGGCGAGCTCTCGGAACGGACCCCGCCCCTTGTCATGCGGCTTCCCCGTCAGCCCGGCCGCAAGGAATCACGTTTCGCCCACCTGCTGGCCGGCGAGCCGGACCTGTCGGCCGAAGAACGGCCGGCAGGTCCGGAAGGGGCCCGGCTCCAGGTCATGGCGGAAAATGAGCGGCTCGCCGCGCTGGAATCGGAGGTGGCCGCGCTCAGGGCGGAAGTGGCCGAGCTGCGGCAAGTGATGGAAGAGTTCAGGTCCCAGTTCGAGTGAGAGGGGAGGGAGGCATGACGGACAAGCGTTTCCTGACCCCGGCCGAGGCCCTTAACGCCACGGTTGAGAACGGCCGACGGGTACTGACCCAGTCCCTCGCCCGCACGGTGCTCCTGAGCCTGCTGGCAGGATTTTACATCGCCTTCGGCGCCCAGTTGGCCACGGTGGTGACCCAGGACGCGGCGGTTCATGTGGGGCAGGGGATCGCCCGGTTTCTGGGGGGGAGTGTCTTCTCGGTGGGGCTCATGCTGGTGGTGATCTGTGGGTCCGAGCTCTTCACCGGCAACAGCCTTCTGACCGTGGCGGTTCTGCACGGCGAGATCACCTGGGTGAAGATGCTGGAGAACTGGGGGGTGGTGCTCCTGGGGAACCTGGCGGGATCCCTCTTCTTCGCCTGGCTCATGGTGGAGTCCGGGCTCTGGGAGAACGGGGCCGTGGGCGACCAGGCGGTGCGGATAGCCGCGGCCAAGTGCGCGATCCCCTTCGGTGCCGCCCTCATCCGGGGCATCCTCTGCAACTGGCTCGTCTGCCTGGCGGTCCTCATGGCCACGGCGGCCCGGGACGTGGGGGGCAAGATGCTCGCCTGCTACGTCCCGATCATGACCTTCGTGACCAGCGGGTTCGAACACTCGGTGGCAAACATGTATTTCATCCCCACCGGGCTCCTGGTGGCCGGCGCCCGGGGCACGGCGGAGCCGGGCCTTTCCTGGGGCGCATTCATGGGGAACGTGGTGCCGGTCACCATCGGCAACGTCATCGGCGGGGTGATCTTCGTGGCCATCGCCTACTGGTTCATCCACCTGAAAAAGGAGGGGAAGCAGGCCTAACCGTTACCGCTTTTTCACCCGGAATCCTGCCCGTTCCAGCCCCCCCAGGTCAAGCCCGCCGCCGGTTTTCCGCGGCTCTTCCTTGTGCGCCGGCTTTTCCGCACTCCGCGGGGCGCCGCCGGGCGCGGCCTCCCGGATGGAGAGGGAGATGCGCTTGCGCTGCACGTCCACGGCCAGGACCTTCACCTGCACCACCTGCCCCACCCGCACCGCCTCGGCCGGGTCCTTCACGAACTTGACCGAGAGGTGGCTCACATGGACCAGGCCGTCCTGGTGGACCCCCACGTCCACGAAGGCGCCGAACGCGGTCACGTTGGTCACCACCCCCTGGAGCACCATCCCCTCCTTCAGATCGCCGATCTCGGTCACGTCGTCCCGGAAGGCGGCGGTGCGGAATTCCTCCCGCGGTCCCGGCCCGGTTTTTTCAATTCTTCCATGATGTCCCGCAGGTGGGAAGCCCCACTGCGTCGGTCACGTAGCGCTTCAGGTCGATCCGCGCCGGCAGGGCCGGGTCCGCGGCCAACTGGCCGAGGGACACGCCCAGATCCGTTGCCATGGCCTCCACCACCGGATAGCGCTCCGGGTGGACGGCGGTGGCGTCCAGGGGATGCTCGCCGCCCCGGATGCGGAGAAAACCGGCCGCCTGCTCGAAGGCCTTGTCGCCGAAGCGGGAGACCTTCATGAGTGCACGGCGGGCGGGGAAGGGACCGTGCTCGTCCCGGTGGCGGACAATGGCCCGGGCCAGGGACGGCCCCACGCCGGAGACGTAGGAGAGGAGCGCCCAGGAGGCGGTGTTCAGGTCGACCCCCACGTAGTTGACGCACGACTCCACCACCGCGTCCAGGGACTTCTTCAGGGCGCGCTGGTCCACGTCGTGCTGGTACTGGCCCACGCCGATGCTCTTGGGGTCGATCTTAACCAGTTCGGCCAGGGGATCCTGGAGGCGCCGGGCGATGGAGATGGCCCCCCGCACGGTCAGGTCCAGGTCCGGAAACTCCTCCCGGGCGATCTCCGAGGCGGAATAGACGCTGGCCCCGGCCTCGCTCACCATGACCACGGGAATCCTCTTGCCCCCCTCGGCCAGGGTTTCCTTGGCGAACTGCTCCATTTCCCGTCCCGCGGTGCCGTTCCCCACAGCCACCATCTCGATGCCGTGGCACTCCACCAGCCGGAGAAATTCGCGCTTTGCCGCCGCCACCTTCCCTTCGCCGCCGGCGTGGGGGTAGATGGTCACATGCTCCAGGAACCGGCCGGTGCCGTCCACCGCAGCCAGCTTGGAGCCGGTCCGCAGCCCCGGGTCCACGCCGAGGACCCGCTTGCCGCCGGCCGGCGGTGCCAGGAGGAGGTTCCGAAGGTTCTGGGCGAAGACGGTGATGGCCGCCTCATCGGCCCGCTGCTTGGCTTCCAGCCGCAGCTCAACTTCGATGGAAGGGGCGATGAGGCGTTTGTAGGCGTCCTCCGCCACCCCTTCCAGAAGTTGGCGGAAGATGCTGGCGCGCCCCCCGATCCGGGCCCGGAGACCGGCGAGGATCTCTTCCGTCGGCGCCTCGATGGCGAGGATGAGCACCTCTTCCTTCTCGCCCCGGCGCATGGCGAGCATCCGGTGGGAAGGGACCGACTTCAGGGGTTCCCGGTGGTCGTAGTACATCTCGAACTTGGTGACCGCCCCTTTCCGGTCGGCCGCCACCCGTGAACAGAAGATCCCCTGGTCGGCCGTGAGGCGGCGGACAAAGGCCCGGGCATCGGCGTCGTCCGCCAGCCGCTCGGCCAGGATGTGGCCGGCTCCCTCCAGGGCGGCGGCCGCGCCGGGCACCTCGCCGGCGGGGTCCACGAAGGGGAGGGCAGCCTCTTCGGGCGTGCCCGCGGTCAGCTCCTGGGCCGCCATGAGGTCGGCCAGGGGCTCCAGCCCCCGCTCCCGGGCGATGGTCGCTTTAGTGCGCCGCTTGGGCTTGTAGGGGAGGTAGAGGTCCTCAATCTCGGTCTTCTGGCGCGAGGTCCGGATGCGGTCCGCCAGCTCGGGGGTGAGCTTCCCCTGTTCCTCGATGGATTTGAGGACCGTGAGCTTGCGCTCCTCCAGCTCAGTGAAATAGGCGAGGCGCTCTTCGATCCCACGGATGCCGACTTCATCCAGTTCGCCGGTCCGCTCCTTCCGGTAGCGGGCGATGAACGGGACGGTGGCCCCATCGCGCAGAAGTTCCACCGTGTTCGCCACCTGGAAGGGGGCGAGGCCGGTTTCTTCGGTCAGGTAGCGGAGAATATCCTGCAGGGTCTGGTCGCTTAGTGCCATGGAAAGTCCTCTGTTCCGGGGGAGTTGGGAAAGGCGGGCATCCTACCACAGGGGGCGGCGTTTGAAAAGCGGGGAGGGCTTCAGTGCCGGTCCATGCGGCAGGTGCCGCCGTCGCAACGGGCGGCGCGTTTCGGAAGGTACTTGCGGATACGGGCGAATCCCCGGTAGCCGAGCCGGGCCAGGAGGTTGAGCCCCGGCAGCATCACGAGGGCGCCGAGGAGCCCGTAGAGGGTTGAAGCGGGGAAGGCCTGCCAGATGGCCCAGAAGCCTTCCACTCCCCGGTAGGCGCGGCCATCCCGGTCGATGGCGTGCATCTGCGCCATGAACGCCTCCAGGGTGATGCCCCAGGGGGACGGGTCAAAGGCGGGATCGCTGATGTCCACGAAGACGAGCCGTCCCCCGTGGTTTTCGCGCCGGTAGACCGCCATTTCGGCCGCGCAGACGGAGCAGGCGCCGTCATAGAAGACGGTGAGGGGGAATGCCGGCGGGGTCGGCACGGTGCGCCGCCTCAGGGATAGACCCGCACCACCTGCTCGGCCACGCAGGCGGGCTTGTCCTTGCCCTCGATCTCCACGGTGATCTCGTAGGTGATCTGGACCGCCCCGGCCAGGGGCTCCACCGCCTTGAGCAGGGTGCGCGCCCGAAGCCGGGAGCCCACGACCACCGGCTGGGGAAAGCGGACCCGGTTCAGGCCGTAGTTGACCCGCAGCCGCATGCCGGGGTAGTTGCGCTGGAAAAAATCCGGATGGTTCGCCTCCGTGAGGCAGGGGAGCAGGGAGAGGGTCAGGAACCCGTGGGCAACGGTGGCGCCGTAGGGGGATTCGCGCCGGGCCCGCTCCGGGTCGGTGTGGATCCACTGGATGTCGCCGGTTACGTGAGCGAACCGGTCGATCCGCTCCTGGTCGATGGTGAGCCAGGGGCCCACGTGGGTTTCAGTGCCGAGTTTCGGGGCAAGGAATGCGATCAGGTCATCCGCTGCCGACATAGGACCTCCGTGAAATCTGTCGTTCACTGTAGGGGCAATTCGTGAATTGCCCCTACACCGGCTATTGACGCTGGGAAAGCGGCTTCGCGTGACTCCGCCCCAGCCGCTTGATCAGTTTCCACAGGGGACCGCGCACCGGGAAGTGGCGCATGGCCTCCAGCATGGCGTCGCTCATGTTGATCTCCAGTCCCGGCGCCACCCAGTTCCGCCGCGTCATGGCCCCGGCGGTGACGAGTTCCCCCAGCACGTCCCTGATGGCGGGGTCCAGGTAGAAGGTCGGTTCCAGGAGCGGCTCATCCGGCGTCACCATCCCCTCGGCCACGGCCCGTTCGAAGAGGGGGGTGCCGGGGAAGATCCGGATGCCGGTCATGGCGATGACCGCGGTGGGGGCCACCTCGTCCATGAGGGCGAAGCTCTCGGCAATGGTCGCCGGGGTCTCGCCGGGGCCGCCGAAGAGGATGTAGTGGGCAAAGTCGACCCCCAGCTCGCGGCAGATGCGGGACGACTCCCGGATCTGTTCCACGCCGAAGGACTTGCCCAGGTTGCGGAGCATGGCCGGCGAGCCCGAGTCGGTGCCGAACTCCACGGCGTCGCAGCCGGCGGCCACCATGGTTTCCATGAGGCGCGGGGTGATGAACTGGGGGTTTATGAAGGCCGACCAGCCCATGGTGAGGCCCGAGGCGACCATGGCCCGGCAGAGTTCCTCGGCAAAGTCGGGGGGGTAGTTGAAGATGTCGTCCACGAAGTAGACGTAGTCGATGCCGGCATCGGCCAACTCCCGCAGCTCGGCCACGATCTCCGCTGCCGGCCGGAGCCGCATGCGCCGTCCCTCCAGGAGCGGATAGGTGCAGTAGATGCAGCCGAAGGGGCATCCCCGCTTCGTCTGGATGTTGGCCATCCCTCCCTCCCGGCGGTAGCGGGCCAGGGCGAAGAGGCGCCGGTCCGGGGCGGCGATCCGCTCCACCGGCCGGGGTGGCGCAAAGGCCCCGGCGCCGGCCACCACTCCCGGCAGGCACGCCGGGGACTCGCCCCGCTCAATGAGGGCCAGGATCTCCGGCAGGATCTCCTCTCCCTCGCCCACCACGCCGAGGTCACCGCCGGTGAAGGCGAGGAGTTCGGCGGGCATGAGGGAGAAGCCCGATCCCCCCAGGATGGTGGTGGCTATGCCCCGGCAGCGGTCCACGATGGCCTTGACCCCGGCCACGTAGGAGCGGGAACCGGGCCAGGTGACGTTGTCGATGTTGCGGACGGAGATGATCACGGCCTGGGGGGCGAAATCCGCCAAAGCCGCGGTCACGGCCGCCTCCGGATCGGCTTCGAAGCAGAGGTCCAGGGCCCGGAGCTCGTGGCCGGCCGCCTCCAGGGACGGGACCAGGCAGGCGAGCCCCAGGGGAAAGACCGGGTAGGGGCTCCGCTCCTGGTTTGCCGACACGAGGAGGAGCCTCATGACCCCTCCGTCCAGGCGAGCAGCCGTTCCAGCCGTTCGCCCACTGCGGGGGGAAGGCGGTACTGGAGCACCCCCTGCCGGTCGGTGAGGGCGTGAACAGTGCGCCCTCGCGCGCAGAGGGTGCCGTCGGCTCCAAGGATGCGGGTGGCGAATTCGATGGTGGCCGTTTCGGTCCGGAGGGCCGTGGTCATGATCCGCAGCTCTTCGTTGAAACGGGCTGGCCTGCGGTAGGAGAACTCCAGGTCCACGACCGGGGCCAGATATCCCAGCTCGCCGATCTGGGCCGCGTCGAGCCCGAACCGCCCCGCCAGGTCGTTGCGCCCCACCTCCAGCCAGGCCACGTAGTGGCCGTGCCAGGCAACGCCGTAGGAATCAACCTCGTTGAAGCGGACGGTGAGCGGTGTCTCGTGTTCCCGCATGCTACCTCCCCCGCTCGCTTTCGATCCACCGGTTGTACTTGCGGAGGGAATCACCCGCCCCCACCTCGTAAAGACGGTCGGCGCCGGCAGCGCGCAGGGCGCGGTAGGTGCGCTCCCACCGGACCGGCTCCATGAGGTCCCGGACCATGAACACCGGAAGGTCTGCGGCGGCCAGGAAGTCCTGGTCGATGTGGTCCACCAGGGGGACGGACGGCTCCCGGTAGCGGTAATCGCCGGCCACGGCGGAGAGCTCCGTTGCCACCTCCGCCATGAGCGGGGTGTGAAGCGGTGCGTCGCAGGGGAAGAGCCTGGCCGAGAAGGCGCCGCGGGCCAGGGCCTCGGCGCAGGCGTCCTCCATGGCCCCCCGTTCGCCGGCCAGGAGAAAGTGGCGGGACGTATTGTGATTGGCAAGGTACACGCCGTTGTTCTCGGCAATGGCCAGGAGGGGCTCCAGGGTGAGCCCCACCATGCAACCGAGGGCGTAGGTCCGTTGTCTCCCCATGGCGGCCATGGTCCTGCCGAGGCGGACGGCGAGCTCCAGGGCGTCCCCCTCATCCAGGGCGCCGGCCGCGGCCAGGGCGGGGTAGATCCCCATGCTGTGCTCGGCGATGAGCCGGGGCGCGATCCCCTCGGCCCTGAGCCGGCGGGTCCGGTAGAGCCCCATGGCCACGCCGTAGGCCTGGAGTGCCACGGTATCGCTGGACGGCTCGCCGGTCCAGGAAAAGGTGTGCAGGTCAAAGGAGGCCCGCTGCCGCGTCAGAAGGGTAATGGCCTCGAAATCCGCGTCCTCCGGGAATTCGACCGGGGGCGCGAGGGGTTGTCCGGGAAACATGAAGCAGATCATGGTCAGGAGGCTTTCGTTCTGTCGGATTTTCGGATGGCGCTGCGGAACCCCAGGTTCATGGGGCCGAAGACCTGCACTGAGCGGTGCAGCTTGCCGATGCGCCGCCACATGGAGCCGAAGGAGTAGAAGGAGCGGTTGAGCCAGTCGTGCCCCTCCTGGAGCTCCCGGGCGGTCATTTTCGTGGGGCGGAAGGTCACGTGCCCCATGTCGTAGTCGCGCCAGTCATTGGAGGTGATCCGCCCCTCGGCCTCCAGCCGCCGGCGTACGGCGGTACCGGGGTAGGGTGTGAGGATCGGGAAAATGGCCGCCTCGATCCGGGCCTCTTCGCAGAAGCGGAGGATGCGGCCGAAGGAGTCCGGGGTGTCGCCGTCGTAGCCCAGGACAAAGGACCCGAGGATGCCGATGCCGTGGTCCCGGAATTTCCGGGCCTGGTCCAGGAACGCGGAGGAGCTGTTGGTCACCTTTCCCATGGCGGCCAGGGCCTCCTGGTCCAGGGACTCGAACCCCACGAACATGCCGATGCAGCCCGATTCGCCGGCGGCCCGCATCAACTCCTCATCCCCGGCGAAATCGATGGGGGCATGGGAGAGCCACTTGAACCCCATTCCCTTCATCCCCCGGAACAGGGGCAGGGCGTAGCGGCGGTCGGCCACCAGGTTGTCGTCCACGAAAAAGGCAAAGGAGTTGGCCTTGCGCAGGGTTTCCAGCTCGGCGAGCACCGCTTCGACGGGGCGTTCCCGGTACTTGCGGCCGTAAAAGGCGGTGACCGAGCAGAATTCGCAGTCGAATGGACAGCCCCGGGTGGTCTGGAGGGTGTTGGTCAGCAGATACCCCTTGCCGGCGAAGATCTCGCGCCGGGCCACCGGGATCGATGCCATGGGCAGGAGCCCCGGGGACCGGTAGAGGCGCTGGAGCCGGCCCGCCTGGAAATCCGCCAGCAGCAGGGGCCAGGAGAGTTCCCCCTCGCCCACCACTACGGCGTCCACGTGGCCGAGGGCCTCGTCCGGGAGATTGCTGGCGTGGAATCCCCCCATGACCACGGTTTTTCCGCGGGACCGGAAGCCGGCGGCGATCTCGTAGGCCCGGGGCGCCTGGGGGGTCATGGCGGTGATGGCCACCAGGTCGCACGGAGCATTGAAGTCGATGGCCCCCCGGCTCTCGTCGCAGAGGGCCACGTCCCATTCGGGCGGGGTAACCGCAGCCAGGGCGGCCAGGGCGAGGGACGGGAACTTGAAGCCCAGTTCGCCCCAGAGCCTGCCCCGGGGCCAGCCCGGCGCCACGAAGAGGATCTTCATTTCCGGTTGGCGGCGATGTGGTCGGCCATGCTCCGGACCGACGCGAAGACCGTTGTGCCGGTGGCGGCGTCGGGGACCACCACGCCGAAATCCTTCTCCATGGCCACCACGAGCTGGAGGGCGTCAATGGAGTCGAGGCCGAGACCTTCGCCGAAGAGGGGGGCGTCGGTGTCGATGTCGTCGGGGGACATTCCCTCGATCCGGAGGCGTCGATGATCATCTGCTTTACCTGCACAATGAGTTGGTCGGACATGCGGTTATCCCTTCACGGTTTCGTTGTGTTCATCGTTCCAGAAGTCGAAAAAGTTGTACCATTGATCGGGGTAGCTGCGGATGTACCGCTCGAAGACCCCGAGCACCTGCTCCATCCCCCGGCGGATTGCCTCGGCGTTGCGGCCACGCCCGCCGGCGAACCGGATCGGCTCTTCCATGATGGTGGCGTAGCTGCTTCCCTCCAGGGGGACGAACACCGGCATGACCGGCGCGCCGGTGGCCAGGGCCAGGTAGCCGGCCCCCACCGGGATGGGGGTCGGCCGGCCGAAGAACTCCAGTTCCATGGTCTGGGACGAGCCGTCCCGGTCCACCAGGAGCGCCACCACCTCGTTGCGGCGCAGGGCGTTCACCGCCTCCACGGCAGCCAGGGGGGAGGTGTCGTGCCGGTCCACGTAGATGAAGCGGATGCCCCGTTCCTCCCGGACCCGCTCCCGCAGGTCGTTCACCCGCTCGTCGGCTCCCGGAAGGTCATGACGTTGAGCCGGTAGCCCCGCTCGGCCAGCCCCAGCCCCCCCAGTTCCCAGTTGCCCAGGTGGGGCGAAACGATGATGGCACCGTTCCCCTCCGCCAGGACCCGATCCAGGATACCGTGCCCCTCCTGCCGGCCGATGAGGGCAAAGAGCCGCTTGCCCCGGCGGCGCATCATGAGCATGATGTCGGTCCAGTTGCGGGAGCACTTGTAGTAGGTGGAGAGCACCAGTCGCTCCACGTTGCGCCTGCCGGTCACGGCCCTCAGGTTCGCGCGCACCCCCCGCCGGGGTCCGGGGATGACCAGGTAGAGGATCAGCCCCGTCAGAAAGGCGAAGGGCGCATGGACCGCCCGGGGGACCAGCAGGGTGAACAGGTTGATAAGGAACAGGTTTATCCGGTTGTGCAGCGGCACGTGTCAGCTCGTCATGCCGGAGTTCCGGCGTCTGTGAAGGTTCTCCCGTATCCCTGGCTCTCCGGCTCCACGGATTCAGGTTTCAGATGCATCAGCGGGTTACGCCCCTGGGGCGCTTCCCCTGCCCGTCGCCGAACTCCTGCTCCCAGGCAGGGTCGGCGAACTCGGCGTAACGCCGGGCATAGTCGTCCATGTTGTCCGCCAGGCCGGTGAAGATGGCGTCGGCCCCCTCGTGTGTGGGATAGGCCCCGGCGCTGTGGAAGAGCTCGCGCCCCACGTCGGGGTGGTCGATGAGCATGCAGGGGCGGAGCAGGTTGTCGTGCTCTCCCTGCACCTGGCGGATTTTCCGGAACAGCGGCGACCGCAGGGCTTCCCGCAGGGTGGTGCGCCGGATGTTGTCCACGGCAAAGTGGCAGAAGACGCACGGCTCGATGTCGCCGTTGGCGTTGATGTGGAAGTACTTCCGCCCCCCGGCGATGCAGCCGCTGATGATGGGGCCGTCGTTCCAGAAGTCCACGAAGAGCATCGGCTTTGCGGCCCGGAAATCGACGATCCGGCGCCGCAGGGCGTCCCGCTGTTCCGGCGTCGCCATCAGCTCCAGGTCGGGCTCCCGCCCCACCGGCACGTAGGTGAAGAGCCAGAGGGCGAAGACTCCCTTGGCCACCAGCATGTCGATGTACTCGTCGCTGGTGATGATGTCGGTATTCCGGCTGGTCTGGGTGAAGGAGCCGCAGAAGGAGAGCCCCGCCTCCCGCAACAGGTCCATGGCCCGCATGACCTTGCGGAAATGGCCGGGCCCGCGCCGTTCGTCGGTTTCCTGCTCGTACCCCTCCAGGGAGAAGGCGGGCATCACGTTCCCCACCTCCACCAGCTTCCGCACCATGGCCTCGTCGATGAGCCCGCCGTGGGTGAAGACGAGGAAGGCCATGTCCGAGTGTTTTTTGAAGATCTCGAAGATGTCTTCTTTAAAGAACGGCTCCCCGCCGGAAATGACGGCGAAGTAGACCCCCATCTCCTTCATCTGGGTGAGGATCGAGTCGATCTCGTCGTTGGTCAGCTCCAGGGCCTTGGCGTAATCGCCCGCGTAGCAGCCGTAACAGGAGAGGTTGCACTTCATGGTGGTGCTGATGACCACGGTGGAGGGGGGATAGTACCCCTCCCGCTCCTGCCATGCCTTCCGCGTGTTGGTGCCGGAGAGGAGGTGGTTCACCGCCAGGTTCGTGATCCACTTCTCCCGCTGGTTGGGGTGGATCTCCCGCAGGATACGGCGGGGAAACTCGATGGAAGGGTGGTTCTCCTGGATGAGCCTCCGGATCCAGCGGATCCGTTCCTTGTAGTATTCCTTTTTCGGGATCAGCTCCATCAGGTGGGTCATCCGCGCCAGGTTCTCGTTGGAGGCGTTGGTGGCCATGGAGAGAAGGAGGGAGACGATTTTTTCGGTTGTATAGTTCTTTAGGCTCTGGAGCATCAGTCTGTGACCTCGTTGTGGTTCCCGGCAAAAGGGCCCCTGCGCAGCCTCACATGTGGCGCAGGAACGTCATGCAGATATTCCAGGTGTCCCGCACCGGCCGGAAATGGCTCGTGGCGCGTCCGTCCGCCACCCGGGCGGCCACGGGGAGCGAATCGATGGTGAATCCACCCCGCCATGCCTTCATGAGGATTTCCATCTCCAGGTGGTAGCCGCTCGCCTCCAGGGAGACCCCTTTCAGGAGCCGCGCGGAGTACCAGCGGAACCCGGACTGGCTGTCGGTGATGGCGAAGCGGTCCGCTTCCTCATGCACCAGACGCCGAAGCGGTTCCAGACGGAGCGAAGCCCCGCCATCTCCCGGAACTGGGTGTCGCGGGAGGCGATGAGGACGTCGGCGTTGCGCTCCCGGGCCCTGGCCGCCAGGAGCGGGATCGCAGAGGGATCGTGCTGGCCGTCGGCGTCCAGGGTCACCACGCCGGAGCATCCGTGGGCGAGGGCCCATTCGAAGCCGGTCCGCAGTGCCGCTCCCTTGCCGCGGTTGCCGTCGTGGCGCACCAGGTTCACGCCCAGCCCCTCCACCGCGGCGGAGGTCCCGTCGGTTGAGCCGTCGTCAACCACGAGGCACGACATCCCCAGGCCGAGGACTTCCCGGACCACGGCCGGCAGGGTCCGGGCCGCGTTGTAGGCTGGTATGATTATACAGTATCCCAACGGTCAACCAACTGATCGAGTGTAGTGAATGCGAATCGTTCCAGCAGGGCGTCGAGTCGCGGCGCCGCATCGCTGCGCGGTCCGTAGGCCACGAAGGAACGCAGGGGCGGCAGCGCCAGCCGCGGGCCCTCCGGGTCAACCTCCCGGGGATGAACGTACAGCACCGCCGGCATGCCGCGCCGGTTCAATCCCGCCATGGTGGCCCCGATCAGCCCCAGCGGGAAGAACCGGAAGCCCCACCCGCCGCCCGTCGGCAGGTTGCCCAGGGGGGTTCGCGTCACCAGGGGCGGCACCTCCACCAGGTGCCCCGCCGGGGTGTCGATCCTGAACGGACCGCGCGGACCGCGCCGGTCTCCCACGAAGGGGAGCGGCGAGAGACTGGAATCGTACCGGTATCCCTCATCCCGCAGGATGGGAAAGGCCCAGGGGGTCCGCCGGCGGCAGAGGGACCACTGGGGTGCCCGGAATCCCACGGGGCGCCGACCGGTCTGCCGCTCCAGGAGCTCACCGGTCCGCCGCAGCTCCGTCCGGAACTCTTCGGGAGAGAGCTCGGTCACGAGCCGGTGGGACCAGCCGTGCGAGGCGATCTCATGGCCCGCTGCGGCGATTGCCGGCGCCAGGTCCGGATGCCGTTGGGCCACGGAACCGAGCAAAAAGAAGGTGGCCCGGCTGCCGCGCCCGGCCAGCAGTGCCAGCAGCCGTCCGACGGCGGGGACGACCCGCTCCGCTTCGGCGCTGACGACCGGCTCGCCGGGGAGCCCGCAGACATGGTACCAGTCCTCCACGTCGATGGTCAGGGCATTCAAAGCGGGCATCACCGAGAAAAAAGGGGGGATGGCATCCCCCCCTCTGCTTTCAAGAATAGCGAAAGTATAATACTTTCGCCTAACG of Geobacter anodireducens contains these proteins:
- a CDS encoding FdhC protein — translated: MTDKRFLTPAEALNATVENGRRVLTQSLARTVLLSLLAGFYIAFGAQLATVVTQDAAVHVGQGIARFLGGSVFSVGLMLVVICGSELFTGNSLLTVAVLHGEITWVKMLENWGVVLLGNLAGSLFFAWLMVESGLWENGAVGDQAVRIAAAKCAIPFGAALIRGILCNWLVCLAVLMATAARDVGGKMLACYVPIMTFVTSGFEHSVANMYFIPTGLLVAGARGTAEPGLSWGAFMGNVVPVTIGNVIGGVIFVAIAYWFIHLKKEGKQA
- a CDS encoding thiol-disulfide oxidoreductase, which codes for MPTPPAFPLTVFYDGACSVCAAEMAVYRRENHGGRLVFVDISDPAFDPSPWGITLEAFMAQMHAIDRDGRAYRGVEGFWAIWQAFPASTLYGLLGALVMLPGLNLLARLGYRGFARIRKYLPKRAARCDGGTCRMDRH
- a CDS encoding enoyl-CoA hydratase; this encodes MSAADDLIAFLAPKLGTETHVGPWLTIDQERIDRFAHVTGDIQWIHTDPERARRESPYGATVAHGFLTLSLLPCLTEANHPDFFQRNYPGMRLRVNYGLNRVRFPQPVVVGSRLRARTLLKAVEPLAGAVQITYEITVEIEGKDKPACVAEQVVRVYP
- a CDS encoding B12-binding domain-containing radical SAM protein, whose product is MRLLLVSANQERSPYPVFPLGLACLVPSLEAAGHELRALDLCFEADPEAAVTAALADFAPQAVIISVRNIDNVTWPGSRSYVAGVKAIVDRCRGIATTILGGSGFSLMPAELLAFTGGDLGVVGEGEEILPEILALIERGESPACLPGVVAGAGAFAPPRPVERIAAPDRRLFALARYRREGGMANIQTKRGCPFGCIYCTYPLLEGRRMRLRPAAEIVAELRELADAGIDYVYFVDDIFNYPPDFAEELCRAMVASGLTMGWSAFINPQFITPRLMETMVAAGCDAVEFGTDSGSPAMLRNLGKSFGVEQIRESSRICRELGVDFAHYILFGGPGETPATIAESFALMDEVAPTAVIAMTGIRIFPGTPLFERAVAEGMVTPDEPLLEPTFYLDPAIRDVLGELVTAGAMTRRNWVAPGLEINMSDAMLEAMRHFPVRGPLWKLIKRLGRSHAKPLSQRQ
- a CDS encoding acyl-CoA thioesterase; the protein is MREHETPLTVRFNEVDSYGVAWHGHYVAWLEVGRNDLAGRFGLDAAQIGELGYLAPVVDLEFSYRRPARFNEELRIMTTALRTETATIEFATRILGADGTLCARGRTVHALTDRQGVLQYRLPPAVGERLERLLAWTEGS
- a CDS encoding malonyl CoA-ACP transacylase → MICFMFPGQPLAPPVEFPEDADFEAITLLTRQRASFDLHTFSWTGEPSSDTVALQAYGVAMGLYRTRRLRAEGIAPRLIAEHSMGIYPALAAAGALDEGDALELAVRLGRTMAAMGRQRTYALGCMVGLTLEPLLAIAENNGVYLANHNTSRHFLLAGERGAMEDACAEALARGAFSARLFPCDAPLHTPLMAEVATELSAVAGDYRYREPSVPLVDHIDQDFLAAADLPVFMVRDLMEPVRWERTYRALRAAGADRLYEVGAGDSLRKYNRWIESERGR
- a CDS encoding B12-binding domain-containing radical SAM protein → MKILFVAPGWPRGRLWGELGFKFPSLALAALAAVTPPEWDVALCDESRGAIDFNAPCDLVAITAMTPQAPRAYEIAAGFRSRGKTVVMGGFHASNLPDEALGHVDAVVVGEGELSWPLLLADFQAGRLQRLYRSPGLLPMASIPVARREIFAGKGYLLTNTLQTTRGCPFDCEFCSVTAFYGRKYRERPVEAVLAELETLRKANSFAFFVDDNLVADRRYALPLFRGMKGMGFKWLSHAPIDFAGDEELMRAAGESGCIGMFVGFESLDQEALAAMGKVTNSSSAFLDQARKFRDHGIGILGSFVLGYDGDTPDSFGRILRFCEEARIEAAIFPILTPYPGTAVRRRLEAEGRITSNDWRDYDMGHVTFRPTKMTARELQEGHDWLNRSFYSFGSMWRRIGKLHRSVQVFGPMNLGFRSAIRKSDRTKAS
- a CDS encoding acyl carrier protein, coding for MSPDDIDTDAPLFGEGLGLDSIDALQLVVAMEKDFGVVVPDAATGTTVFASVRSMADHIAANRK
- a CDS encoding radical SAM protein — protein: MLQSLKNYTTEKIVSLLLSMATNASNENLARMTHLMELIPKKEYYKERIRWIRRLIQENHPSIEFPRRILREIHPNQREKWITNLAVNHLLSGTNTRKAWQEREGYYPPSTVVISTTMKCNLSCYGCYAGDYAKALELTNDEIDSILTQMKEMGVYFAVISGGEPFFKEDIFEIFKKHSDMAFLVFTHGGLIDEAMVRKLVEVGNVMPAFSLEGYEQETDERRGPGHFRKVMRAMDLLREAGLSFCGSFTQTSRNTDIITSDEYIDMLVAKGVFALWLFTYVPVGREPDLELMATPEQRDALRRRIVDFRAAKPMLFVDFWNDGPIISGCIAGGRKYFHINANGDIEPCVFCHFAVDNIRRTTLREALRSPLFRKIRQVQGEHDNLLRPCMLIDHPDVGRELFHSAGAYPTHEGADAIFTGLADNMDDYARRYAEFADPAWEQEFGDGQGKRPRGVTR
- a CDS encoding polysaccharide deacetylase, with the translated sequence MPALNALTIDVEDWYHVCGLPGEPVVSAEAERVVPAVGRLLALLAGRGSRATFFLLGSVAQRHPDLAPAIAAAGHEIASHGWSHRLVTELSPEEFRTELRRTGELLERQTGRRPVGFRAPQWSLCRRRTPWAFPILRDEGYRYDSSLSPLPFVGDRRGPRGPFRIDTPAGHLVEVPPLVTRTPLGNLPTGGGWGFRFFPLGLIGATMAGLNRRGMPAVLYVHPREVDPEGPRLALPPLRSFVAYGPRSDAAPRLDALLERFAFTTLDQLVDRWDTV